A genomic segment from Nicotiana sylvestris chromosome 1, ASM39365v2, whole genome shotgun sequence encodes:
- the LOC104219092 gene encoding ammonium transporter 1 member 3 — MDTSWEASVTDSINAIYLLFSAYLVFVMQLGFAMLCAGSVRAKNAMNIMLTNVVDAVVGSISYYLFGFAFAFGDASNSNPFIGTNYFALKDIPSSSYDYSFFLYQWAFAIAVAGITSGSIAERTQFTAYLFFSFFLTGFVYPVVAHWLWSSNGWLSPNSDSLLFGSGAIDFAGSGVVHLVGGIAGLWGSLIEGPRVGRFDAFGNPVKMRGHNATLVVLGTFLLWFGWFGFNPGSFDKILVPYPNKIDQGNWTSVGRTAVTTTLAGSTAGIVTLFGRRILVGHWDATDVCNGVLGGFVAITSGCSVVEPWAAIVCGFWAAWVLIGLNILALKLKFDDPLEAAQLHGGCGAWGLIFTGLFAKEEFVLQAYNSGKTQVARPSGLILGGGWGLFGAQVVELLSIVVWVSLTMGPLFYALQKLGILRITADEEIAGLDISSHGGYAYEANQEENGPRFYGEYLRMQHQS, encoded by the coding sequence ATGGATACTTCATGGGAAGCCAGTGTTACCGATTCCATAAATGCCATTTATCTTTTGTTCTCTGCTTATTTAGTGTTTGTAATGCAATTAGGCTTTGCCATGTTGTGTGCAGGCTCTGTCAGGGCCAAAAATGCCATGAATATTATGCTTACTAACGTTGTTGATGCCGTCGTTGGTAGCATTTCCTACTATCTTTTTGGCTTTGCCTTTGCCTTTGGGGATGCCTCTAATTCAAACCCATTTATAGGCACTAATTATTTTGCTCTCAAAGACATTCCTTCAAGCTCTTATGACTACAGTTTCTTTCTTTATCAATGGGCTTTTGCAATTGCTGTAGCTGGAATCACTAGTGGCTCCATAGCTGAACGTACCCAATTTACCGCctatcttttcttctcttttttccttactgGATTTGTTTATCCAGTTGTAGCTCATTGGCTTTGGTCTTCCAACGGTTGGCTAAGTCCTAATTCAGATTCTCTATTGTTTGGTTCTGGTGCCATTGACTTTGCTGGCAGTGGCGTGGTGCATTTGGTTGGTGGGATTGCTGGTCTTTGGGGCTCACTTATAGAAGGACCAAGAGTGGGCCGATTTGATGCATTTGGTAACCCTGTGAAAATGAGAGGTCATAATGCAACTCTAGTAGTGCTTGGCACATTTTTGCTATGGTTTGGATGGTTTGGCTTTAATCCTGGCTCTTTCGACAAAATTCTTGTCCCGTACCCAAATAAGATCGACCAAGGTAACTGGACCTCGGTAGGGAGAACCGCGGTCACGACAACCCTGGCCGGTTCCACGGCCGGGATCGTCACCTTGTTCGGCCGTAGGATACTAGTGGGACACTGGGATGCAACGGATGTGTGCAATGGAGTCCTCGGTGGGTTTGTTGCAATCACCTCAGGATGCTCAGTTGTAGAACCATGGGCCGCAATTGTCTGTGGGTTCTGGGCAGCTTGGGTTCTAATTGGACTCAATATTTTAGCACTTAAACTCAAATTTGACGATCCACTAGAGGCAGCCCAATTACATGGAGGGTGTGGAGCTTGGGGTTTGATTTTTACAGGATTGTTTGCCAAGGAAGAATTTGTATTACAAGCTTATAACTCTGGTAAAACACAAGTGGCACGACCTTCTGGGCTAATATTAGGAGGTGGTTGGGGCTTGTTTGGGGCACAAGTAGTTGAACTTTTGAgcattgttgtttgggtaagtcTGACAATGGGGCCTTTATTCTATGCACTTCAGAAACTTGGAATTTTGAGGATAACAGCGGACGAGGAAATTGCTGGTCTTGATATCTCCAGTCATGGAGGTTATGCGTACGAAGCTAATCAAGAAGAAAACGGTCCCCGCTTCTATGGCGAGTATTTAAGGATGCAACACCAATCATAA